A section of the Telopea speciosissima isolate NSW1024214 ecotype Mountain lineage chromosome 3, Tspe_v1, whole genome shotgun sequence genome encodes:
- the LOC122653899 gene encoding basic blue protein-like has product MAPQGRDNAKQVTVTTIALLLCIFIPFKIAYAATYIVGDSLGWNFNVRDWPSEKTFTVGDTLVFNYDTSLHNVVEVDIHGYNNCQVSSRFKTFTSGNDSIKLLAAGHNYFICGFSGHCNKGMKIDINVI; this is encoded by the exons ATGGCTCCCCAAGGACGAGACAATGCAAAGCAAGTTACAGTAACAACAATCGCTCTTCTGCTTTGCATCTTCATCCCATTCAAGATCGCATATGCTGCTACCTACATCGTTGGTGATAGTTTGGGCTGGAATTTCAATGTTAGGGACTGGCCTAGTGAGAAGACATTCACTGTAGGTGACACACTTG TTTTCAACTACGATACGTCATTACATAATGTGGTGGAGGTAGACATCCATGGATACAATAATTGTCAAGTTTCCTCAAGGTTTAAGACCTTCACTAGCGGTAATGATTCGATTAAATTGTTAGCTGCAGGACATAACTATTTCATTTGTGGTTTCTCGGGGCACTGTAATAAGGGAATGAAGATTGACATCAATGTGATTTGA